A genomic window from Erythrobacter sp. BLCC-B19 includes:
- a CDS encoding alpha/beta fold hydrolase, producing the protein MPAEAARQPPRDFVLVHGAWHGGWCWDLVRARLEAAGHRVHTPTLPGLAERADELTADTSLADHIADLAHYITARDLSGFVLVGHSYGGMVITGVADVLKDRIAHILYLDAALPRDGESMISYGAPRPAEAIAAAEAGLRGLAPDGIAMAAFPPSMLGIPPDDPQHDRVAALLTPHPLKTWLDPIRLAHDGPAGIPRTYVHCTAPALTGTQFPYLARIAAADPEWRYAELATGHEAMLTSPEATARLLLDTLAHLRHFPAAGMTHHPSPQEPA; encoded by the coding sequence ATGCCCGCTGAGGCCGCCCGCCAGCCCCCGCGCGACTTTGTGCTGGTGCACGGCGCATGGCACGGCGGGTGGTGCTGGGATCTGGTGCGCGCACGCCTCGAGGCAGCAGGTCACCGCGTCCACACCCCGACCTTGCCGGGCCTCGCCGAGCGAGCGGACGAGCTGACCGCTGACACCTCGCTCGCCGATCACATTGCCGATCTGGCGCACTACATCACCGCGCGCGATCTGTCCGGCTTCGTACTGGTGGGCCATTCCTATGGCGGCATGGTGATCACCGGGGTGGCCGACGTCCTCAAGGACAGGATCGCCCACATCCTCTATCTCGATGCCGCCCTGCCCCGCGATGGCGAGAGCATGATCTCCTATGGTGCGCCGCGCCCCGCAGAAGCGATTGCCGCCGCCGAGGCCGGATTGCGCGGACTTGCACCTGACGGGATCGCGATGGCGGCCTTTCCGCCGTCGATGCTGGGCATCCCTCCGGACGATCCGCAACACGACCGGGTGGCCGCGTTGCTGACCCCGCATCCGCTGAAGACGTGGCTCGACCCGATCCGACTGGCGCATGACGGCCCGGCGGGGATCCCGCGCACCTATGTCCATTGCACCGCCCCGGCACTGACAGGGACGCAGTTTCCCTACCTCGCCCGCATCGCCGCTGCCGATCCCGAGTGGCGCTATGCCGAACTTGCCACAGGGCACGAAGCGATGCTGACCAGCCCCGAGGCCACGGCGCGGCTGTTGCTGGACACGCTCGCGCACCTGCGTCACTTTCCCGCAGCCGGCATGACCCATCATCCGTCACCACAGGAGCCAGCGTGA
- a CDS encoding TonB-dependent receptor: MRQFVRTILLAATMLTPGALMAQDAVDDSAQQSDDGVTQVNEIFVTARKTQERLQDAPLAVAVVTDEGIDRLGFNSVTDLTRATAGLVFDDSFGRDANRPVIRGQANILGDSGVAFFIDGIYFNGSIADYDIDSISRIEVVKGPQSALYGRNTYSGAINIISKSPADRWGGRVQADVAEGLTYDISGSLSGPLAPGLGLIVGGRHFKNEGLFTNQFDQTPIGVQETSSGFAMLKYDDGGALRVGLRGNYTRTRDGQPAIFATDANENNCLPDNGALYAGRGRYFCGVIQPRPVSSDYSRQFAGEFVGNAIDTWNAGLSIDVDLADNLTLTSLTGYNHREAVQRTDGDYSPNRFQGVIFATIPLGPPTAPSVPFGFASSQTDFSFSNASKREDWSQELRLQYTTDRARVLLGGFYWDQDSVSRDNRVLPPGAQAEANANMLAARQARCAITPRCGSLSPAFPLGTLAESRNSAIDNIRNMAVFGSISYNLTDALSISAEGRYQEERIRTLAQTATVAAGNIGAAVPGEATFREFLPRITVDYQLSPDHLLYGVYSEGQKPGGFNGAAAISVGRATFGAEDVKSYEVGSKNTFFDGALVVNLALFHNEIEGYQLTQPVEVINPPAAPQQVTAINNAGDVRIHGFEFELTARPTPELTLTANYAYANSRFRRGSDENQGVLNDVADDGLVNCSTGDQLPNISGCQSLFGDITGKSLPRAPEHTVFVDVDYRRDLGNSDWEIFAGINAYLLSSSFAQVHNLAETGDSVVSDVRLGAQNDTFRLQFYVRNLFDETAVNQLIRYADANRDLRRNFIAGLRPPRRFGVIAEVRF; the protein is encoded by the coding sequence ATGAGACAGTTTGTTCGCACAATCCTGCTGGCAGCCACCATGCTCACGCCGGGCGCTTTGATGGCGCAAGACGCGGTTGACGACAGTGCGCAGCAGTCTGACGATGGCGTGACGCAGGTGAACGAAATCTTCGTCACGGCCCGCAAGACGCAGGAGCGCCTCCAGGATGCGCCGCTGGCGGTTGCGGTGGTGACGGACGAAGGGATCGACCGGCTCGGGTTCAACAGCGTGACCGATCTGACGCGTGCCACCGCCGGCCTGGTGTTCGACGACAGCTTCGGACGCGACGCCAACCGACCGGTGATCCGCGGGCAAGCCAATATTCTCGGGGACTCGGGCGTCGCCTTCTTCATCGACGGCATCTATTTCAACGGCTCGATTGCCGACTACGACATCGACTCCATTTCGCGCATCGAAGTGGTCAAGGGGCCGCAGAGCGCGCTTTACGGGCGCAACACCTATTCGGGGGCGATCAACATCATCTCCAAGTCACCCGCTGACCGCTGGGGCGGGCGGGTGCAGGCCGATGTTGCCGAAGGCCTGACCTACGACATCAGCGGCTCGCTCAGCGGGCCTCTGGCGCCAGGTCTCGGCCTGATTGTGGGTGGACGCCACTTCAAGAACGAAGGGCTCTTCACCAACCAGTTCGACCAGACGCCGATCGGGGTGCAGGAAACAAGCTCGGGCTTCGCGATGCTCAAGTACGACGACGGCGGCGCGCTGCGCGTCGGGCTGCGCGGGAACTACACCCGCACCCGCGACGGCCAACCGGCGATTTTCGCGACCGATGCCAATGAAAACAACTGCCTGCCCGATAACGGTGCCCTCTATGCAGGGCGTGGACGTTACTTCTGCGGGGTGATCCAGCCGCGACCGGTCAGCAGCGATTACAGCCGCCAGTTCGCCGGAGAATTCGTCGGCAATGCGATCGACACATGGAACGCTGGATTGAGCATCGATGTCGATCTGGCCGACAATCTGACGCTGACATCGCTGACGGGCTACAACCACCGCGAAGCCGTCCAGCGCACCGATGGCGACTATTCTCCCAACCGCTTTCAGGGGGTGATCTTCGCCACCATCCCGCTCGGTCCGCCGACGGCTCCGTCGGTGCCTTTCGGTTTTGCCAGCTCGCAGACCGATTTCTCGTTCTCGAATGCCTCCAAGCGCGAGGATTGGTCGCAGGAATTGCGCCTGCAATACACCACTGATCGCGCCCGCGTGCTGCTGGGCGGCTTCTACTGGGATCAGGACAGTGTCTCGCGCGACAATCGCGTGCTGCCCCCGGGTGCCCAGGCCGAGGCCAATGCCAATATGCTGGCCGCCCGCCAGGCGCGCTGCGCGATCACGCCGCGCTGCGGCTCGCTCAGCCCGGCCTTCCCGCTCGGTACTCTGGCCGAGAGTCGCAACAGCGCGATCGACAATATCCGCAACATGGCGGTGTTTGGCTCGATCAGCTACAACCTCACCGACGCGCTCTCGATCAGCGCCGAAGGGCGGTATCAGGAAGAACGCATCCGCACCCTTGCCCAGACTGCCACGGTGGCGGCAGGCAATATTGGTGCAGCCGTACCGGGCGAGGCGACTTTCCGCGAGTTCCTTCCGCGCATCACGGTCGACTATCAGCTGTCCCCGGATCACCTGCTCTACGGGGTCTATTCGGAAGGGCAGAAGCCCGGCGGCTTCAACGGCGCTGCGGCGATTTCGGTCGGCCGCGCAACCTTTGGGGCTGAGGATGTGAAGTCCTACGAAGTGGGCTCCAAGAACACCTTCTTCGACGGCGCACTGGTGGTGAACCTTGCCCTGTTCCACAATGAGATCGAGGGTTATCAGCTGACCCAGCCGGTCGAAGTCATCAATCCGCCGGCAGCCCCGCAGCAGGTGACCGCGATCAACAATGCCGGCGATGTTCGCATTCACGGCTTCGAGTTCGAGCTGACCGCGCGGCCTACGCCCGAGCTGACCCTTACGGCGAATTATGCCTATGCCAACAGCCGCTTCCGCCGCGGTTCGGACGAGAACCAGGGTGTTCTCAACGATGTGGCCGATGACGGTCTCGTCAACTGCTCGACCGGCGATCAGCTGCCCAACATCTCCGGGTGCCAGTCATTGTTTGGCGACATCACCGGCAAGTCTCTGCCGCGCGCGCCCGAGCACACGGTTTTCGTCGATGTCGATTATCGCCGCGATCTCGGCAACTCCGACTGGGAGATCTTCGCGGGGATCAACGCCTACCTGCTCTCGAGCAGCTTTGCACAGGTGCATAATCTTGCCGAAACGGGGGACTCGGTGGTTTCCGATGTCCGGTTGGGCGCGCAAAATGACACGTTCCGCCTGCAGTTCTATGTGCGCAACCTGTTCGACGAGACCGCGGTCAATCAGCTGATCCGCTACGCCGATGCCAATCGCGACCTGCGCCGCAACTTCATCGCCGGGCTGCGTCCGCCGCGTCGCTTCGGGGTGATTGCGGAGGTGCGCTTCTGA
- a CDS encoding MFS transporter, which yields MTADQTDTADTRGEFAKGWKVLLAGVLGVMCGASPIPYNIIGFTVGPLREEFGWSQTEAVLPITLFGVIASVLAPVFGWMADRFGVRPVALWSLLAFALSFAAVALTPTGDARTALYVYYALWSVIGLVGIGSTPVTWSRAINLWFYTNRGLALGILLLGTSLAAMVVPRFAVEVIEAQGWRAMFAAVALFPLAALAVAFFLFREPRADERPRAIESESGQLTGVTLGKALADYRFWIIWLSIACIATAFGGAFINMPTMLALRGVDAKTAASVMGILGIGIFAGRIITGALLDRFWQGFVAFPLLCLPAASAWILLGDSITFPLAALAGFLLGFAAGAESDLIAYLTGRYFGMANYGRIYGMLYMPFGLGSAASPVIYAQAFDRTGSYDPVLTLAIGAFIAGGALLLLLGRYPETLPEAAGEDEPAPVTMEPA from the coding sequence GTGACCGCCGACCAGACCGATACCGCAGACACCCGCGGCGAATTCGCCAAGGGCTGGAAAGTCCTGCTGGCCGGAGTGCTGGGGGTGATGTGCGGCGCCTCGCCGATCCCCTACAACATCATCGGCTTCACGGTCGGCCCGCTGCGCGAGGAGTTCGGCTGGAGCCAGACCGAGGCGGTGCTGCCGATCACACTGTTCGGGGTGATCGCCAGCGTGCTTGCCCCGGTGTTCGGCTGGATGGCCGACCGCTTCGGGGTGCGCCCGGTCGCGCTGTGGTCACTGCTTGCCTTCGCACTGTCCTTTGCCGCCGTGGCGCTGACCCCGACAGGCGACGCTCGCACAGCCTTGTATGTCTATTACGCCCTGTGGTCGGTGATCGGCCTTGTCGGGATCGGTTCGACCCCGGTGACATGGAGCCGCGCGATCAACCTGTGGTTCTACACAAACCGCGGCCTCGCGCTCGGCATCCTGCTGCTTGGCACCAGCCTTGCCGCGATGGTCGTGCCGCGCTTTGCGGTCGAGGTGATCGAGGCGCAGGGCTGGCGCGCGATGTTCGCTGCGGTGGCGCTGTTCCCGCTCGCGGCGCTGGCGGTCGCTTTCTTCCTGTTTCGCGAGCCCCGGGCCGACGAACGCCCCCGCGCGATCGAGAGCGAAAGCGGGCAGCTGACCGGCGTGACACTCGGCAAGGCGCTGGCGGATTATCGCTTCTGGATCATCTGGCTGTCGATCGCCTGCATCGCCACCGCCTTCGGTGGCGCCTTCATCAATATGCCGACCATGCTCGCTTTGCGCGGGGTCGACGCCAAGACAGCGGCAAGCGTGATGGGGATACTCGGCATCGGCATCTTCGCCGGACGGATCATCACCGGAGCCTTGCTCGACCGGTTCTGGCAGGGCTTTGTCGCCTTCCCGCTGCTGTGCCTGCCGGCTGCTTCGGCGTGGATCCTGCTGGGGGACTCGATCACCTTTCCGCTCGCTGCGCTGGCGGGCTTCCTGCTCGGCTTTGCTGCCGGGGCCGAGAGCGATCTGATCGCCTATCTCACGGGCCGCTATTTCGGGATGGCCAATTACGGGCGGATCTACGGGATGCTGTATATGCCCTTTGGCCTCGGCTCGGCCGCCTCACCGGTAATCTATGCGCAGGCGTTCGACCGCACCGGCAGCTATGATCCGGTGCTGACGCTGGCCATCGGCGCCTTCATCGCCGGGGGTGCTTTGCTGCTGCTGCTTGGCCGCTATCCGGAAACCCTGCCAGAGGCCGCGGGCGAAGATGAACCTGCCCCGGTAACGATGGAGCCGGCGTGA
- a CDS encoding flavin monoamine oxidase family protein has protein sequence MNGTRRTFLARGSAAILAGAAPALARSRTEADVAIIGAGLAGLHAARACEAAGLRVVVLEAEARIGGRLHSLRDLPGAPEAGGIQVGAGYTRLRKVADALRVGLESGGGAGAGIADAPGNLYAVNSVTATPSDWPTSAANRLAESERKVEPAALLRHYARAFVRLASPDAWLNVSPEADISVLAALRQAGASEEALRLIAANFNGNSLAGMSQIALARTFAIYASQPGPVATIAGGSQRLPEAMAASLRGDVRLGATVRALREEADGVTLHLASGTLRAARAICTIPFAALRHIPIECAMPPALARMIAELPYTRASFAYLAASEPFWETDGLPQTLWTDDPLIGRVFVLGSDPPMLKLWTTGAGADLLDRLVPEDAERMIIDRIAAMRPSARGKLRVLRFHSWQKAPGARGIYHHIGTGMTGDLAAALSHQGAHLHFAGEHFGRAASGMEAALESGEAAAQAVLARV, from the coding sequence ATGAACGGCACGCGGCGCACCTTCCTGGCCAGAGGGAGCGCCGCGATCCTTGCCGGCGCGGCCCCCGCTCTGGCCCGCAGCCGGACCGAGGCCGATGTCGCCATCATCGGCGCTGGACTTGCCGGACTCCATGCGGCGCGCGCCTGCGAGGCAGCGGGCCTGCGGGTCGTCGTGCTCGAGGCCGAGGCGCGGATCGGCGGACGACTGCATAGCTTGCGCGATTTGCCCGGCGCGCCCGAGGCGGGCGGCATCCAGGTCGGCGCGGGATACACGAGGCTGCGCAAGGTCGCTGACGCGCTCCGCGTCGGACTGGAGAGCGGCGGGGGCGCAGGCGCGGGGATCGCCGATGCGCCGGGCAATCTCTATGCCGTGAACAGCGTGACAGCCACGCCTTCCGATTGGCCGACCAGCGCCGCTAACCGCCTCGCCGAAAGCGAACGCAAAGTGGAACCTGCTGCCCTGCTGCGCCACTATGCCCGCGCCTTTGTCCGGCTTGCCAGCCCGGACGCCTGGCTTAACGTGTCGCCCGAGGCCGACATTTCCGTGCTCGCAGCCCTGCGGCAGGCGGGGGCCAGCGAAGAGGCGCTGCGGCTGATTGCGGCCAATTTCAACGGCAACAGCCTTGCCGGAATGTCGCAGATCGCGCTGGCGCGCACCTTTGCGATCTACGCCAGCCAGCCCGGCCCGGTTGCGACCATTGCAGGTGGATCGCAGCGGCTGCCCGAAGCCATGGCGGCAAGCTTGCGCGGCGATGTGCGGCTGGGCGCAACCGTGCGCGCGCTGCGCGAGGAGGCGGACGGGGTGACGCTTCACCTTGCCAGCGGCACCCTGCGCGCGGCCCGCGCGATCTGCACCATCCCCTTTGCCGCCTTGCGCCACATCCCGATCGAATGCGCGATGCCGCCTGCTTTGGCGCGCATGATCGCCGAGTTGCCCTACACCCGCGCAAGCTTTGCCTATCTCGCAGCCAGCGAGCCGTTCTGGGAAACCGACGGTCTGCCGCAGACCTTGTGGACGGACGACCCGTTGATCGGGCGCGTCTTCGTGCTCGGCTCCGATCCGCCGATGCTCAAGCTGTGGACCACCGGTGCCGGAGCCGATCTGCTCGACAGGTTGGTGCCTGAGGATGCCGAACGAATGATCATCGACCGCATTGCCGCGATGCGCCCCTCGGCGCGCGGCAAGCTGCGGGTGCTGCGCTTCCATAGCTGGCAGAAAGCGCCGGGCGCGCGCGGGATCTACCATCATATCGGCACGGGCATGACTGGCGATCTTGCCGCGGCGCTATCGCATCAAGGCGCACACCTGCACTTTGCCGGCGAACATTTCGGGCGCGCGGCGAGCGGGATGGAGGCCGCGCTCGAGAGCGGGGAGGCCGCCGCACAAGCCGTGCTTGCGCGGGTCTGA
- a CDS encoding TonB-dependent receptor has protein sequence MKSRFSLTPALAGMTSAIALLATHAPAMAQADDTADPSADQGGVSDIIVTAQRRQESVQDVPIAITAFGQEELEQRGIVSALDVAQFVPNLVGLNNTGLGTANSYYLRGIGNTESIATFDPPIGTYVDDIYLSRQNANNLSLFDVNRIEVLRGPQGTLFGRNTTGGAINVYMNEPGDDFAGYAEIGYGSYDQKLARASLDVPLADSFAIKVSGYWQDDDGYTINTTTGERDNQSDGWGVRLGLRGELSDSARWTGSYIKTSSSAGNTLNFDCDPANPANCNGRFATTGLTRGGNFVSPTLGALLTGRKANFGLGNEATMDFIASNFEFELGDDWAVNIITGFVDLNQDFAVDFGDGRGLPALATPVPAVRGFPFGGFTIVNEGEHTQFTQEIKFTGSLGDGLIDVVGGVFYFHEDNRTDFGDIFTLGNAFPLVLADRVINNKAEAWAGYVQADLNLTDQLTVTAGIRYTDEEKTFAIRDNRPRLASGLCQAAAQFGPSTCIDTANLTAPNGLAIPTRQSVDLFTPRFAVNYQASDDVLLFASATRGFKSGGWNARGTNPGELLPFGPETAWSYEAGAKTDLFNRLVRLNVTAFWLDVSDLQTPSAFVRGDGSLAFLVRNFADYRNKGLEVEFTTVPVEGLNLFASLGYQDDEYRIDANAPALDEYGVQSVAAQRAACLTQLAAGRLPNASGTSNAPACGVGIVAPDGSIAEPVRTPEFTIALGGSYDIALGDVTLTPSVNANWRSSSEVGTSNVTFYDQDVTGPTGTVFPSNTLGLGNLIDPITGSFSQDRWILNASLTLSHVGGWALVAECRNCLDEEAVESSLANFSYLNPPRTWVLRAKYDF, from the coding sequence ATGAAATCCCGATTCTCGCTGACTCCGGCGCTGGCCGGCATGACTTCTGCGATTGCACTGCTTGCAACCCACGCCCCGGCGATGGCTCAGGCTGACGACACCGCTGACCCGAGCGCCGATCAGGGCGGCGTGAGCGACATCATCGTCACGGCCCAGCGCCGTCAGGAGAGTGTGCAGGACGTTCCGATCGCGATCACCGCCTTCGGTCAGGAGGAACTCGAACAGCGCGGCATCGTCAGCGCGCTCGACGTTGCGCAGTTCGTGCCGAACCTCGTCGGTCTCAACAACACCGGCCTTGGCACCGCCAATTCCTATTACCTGCGCGGTATCGGCAATACCGAATCGATTGCCACCTTCGACCCACCGATCGGCACCTATGTCGACGACATCTACCTCTCGCGCCAGAACGCCAACAACCTCTCGCTGTTCGACGTCAACCGCATCGAGGTGCTGCGCGGGCCGCAGGGCACCCTTTTCGGTCGCAACACCACCGGCGGTGCGATCAACGTCTACATGAACGAGCCGGGCGACGATTTCGCGGGCTATGCCGAAATCGGCTACGGCAGCTACGATCAGAAGCTCGCCCGCGCCTCGCTCGATGTGCCGCTGGCCGATAGCTTCGCGATCAAGGTTTCGGGCTACTGGCAGGACGATGATGGCTACACCATCAACACCACCACCGGCGAGCGCGACAACCAGAGTGACGGATGGGGCGTGCGGCTGGGCCTGCGCGGCGAATTGTCGGACAGCGCGCGCTGGACGGGTTCCTACATCAAGACCTCATCGAGCGCGGGCAACACGCTCAATTTCGATTGCGATCCGGCCAATCCGGCCAATTGCAATGGCCGCTTTGCCACCACGGGCCTGACCAGAGGCGGCAATTTCGTCAGCCCCACGCTCGGAGCGCTGTTGACCGGTCGCAAGGCCAATTTCGGGCTCGGCAATGAGGCGACGATGGATTTCATCGCGTCCAATTTCGAATTCGAGCTGGGCGATGACTGGGCCGTCAACATCATCACCGGCTTTGTCGACCTCAATCAGGACTTCGCGGTCGATTTTGGCGACGGGCGCGGCCTGCCCGCTCTGGCGACCCCTGTGCCAGCCGTGCGCGGCTTCCCCTTCGGCGGGTTCACCATCGTCAATGAAGGCGAGCACACCCAGTTCACGCAGGAAATCAAGTTCACCGGCTCGCTCGGCGATGGGCTGATCGACGTGGTGGGCGGGGTGTTCTACTTCCACGAGGACAACCGCACCGACTTCGGCGACATCTTCACGCTCGGCAACGCCTTCCCGCTGGTGCTGGCCGACCGCGTGATCAACAACAAGGCCGAGGCATGGGCGGGCTATGTGCAGGCCGATCTCAACCTCACCGACCAGCTGACGGTGACAGCGGGCATCCGCTACACCGACGAGGAAAAGACCTTCGCGATCCGCGACAACCGTCCGCGGCTCGCCAGCGGGCTGTGTCAGGCGGCGGCGCAGTTCGGGCCGTCGACCTGCATCGACACCGCCAACCTCACCGCCCCCAACGGGCTTGCCATCCCGACCCGCCAGTCGGTCGATCTGTTCACGCCGCGCTTTGCCGTCAATTATCAAGCCAGCGACGATGTCCTGCTGTTCGCCTCGGCCACCCGCGGCTTCAAGTCCGGCGGCTGGAACGCTCGCGGCACCAATCCGGGGGAACTGCTGCCCTTCGGCCCCGAAACCGCATGGAGTTACGAGGCCGGGGCCAAGACCGATCTGTTCAACCGTCTGGTGCGGCTCAACGTCACGGCTTTCTGGCTCGACGTGTCCGATCTCCAGACCCCGTCGGCCTTCGTGCGGGGGGACGGATCGCTCGCCTTCCTGGTGCGCAACTTCGCCGATTACCGCAACAAGGGGCTTGAGGTGGAATTCACCACCGTGCCGGTCGAGGGGCTGAACCTGTTCGCCTCGCTCGGCTATCAGGACGATGAATACCGCATCGATGCCAATGCCCCGGCGCTGGACGAATACGGGGTGCAATCGGTCGCCGCGCAGCGCGCAGCCTGTCTGACGCAGCTTGCCGCGGGCCGCCTGCCCAATGCGAGCGGCACCAGCAATGCGCCCGCCTGCGGCGTCGGCATCGTCGCCCCTGACGGTTCGATTGCCGAGCCGGTGCGCACGCCCGAATTCACCATCGCGCTGGGCGGCAGCTACGACATCGCGCTTGGTGATGTTACGCTGACGCCTTCGGTCAACGCCAACTGGCGCAGTTCGAGCGAGGTCGGCACCAGCAACGTCACCTTCTACGATCAGGACGTGACCGGGCCGACCGGAACAGTTTTCCCGTCGAACACGCTGGGTCTGGGCAATCTGATCGATCCGATCACCGGCTCGTTCAGCCAGGATCGCTGGATTCTCAACGCCAGCCTCACCCTCAGCCATGTTGGCGGCTGGGCACTGGTCGCCGAATGCCGCAACTGCCTCGATGAAGAGGCGGTCGAAAGCTCGCTCGCCAATTTCAGCTATCTCAACCCGCCGCGCACCTGGGTGCTGCGGGCGAAGTACGATTTCTGA
- a CDS encoding VOC family protein — MMRLTAAPALPAAMLAMAAALLPSLAAAADAPAPTAAADFGVAPWSEAVVSVADLDASAAWLVSDGGWREIVRGRMSRGELDYWGLPAAVSGAFLLICAPAADSGCIRYLRFDNAEGQRPIRLAARPWDTGGIFSIMLRSENVAAQFDAAIARGWWAESPPYAFRFGGSDLVNVVITGPHGVNYALYQRDAPPFDGFPVGRLSQAFNAMRMVKDQPAALAFYRDRLGFGVLFDAPFTDPEARPNNFSVPANLATTLVRRAAVAQPVLPGETGRVEVMQFEGFAGRDLSQFAAPPNWGILALRYPVADLAGYRAFLAAKGVTPVYEAKGIAITGIGSADIIAVRDPDGNLTEFYHAR; from the coding sequence ATGATGCGTCTGACCGCTGCTCCTGCCCTGCCCGCCGCGATGCTGGCCATGGCGGCGGCTCTCCTCCCCAGCCTTGCCGCCGCCGCTGACGCACCCGCGCCGACGGCGGCGGCCGATTTCGGGGTCGCGCCGTGGAGCGAGGCGGTGGTGAGTGTGGCCGATCTCGATGCGAGCGCGGCATGGCTCGTCAGCGATGGCGGCTGGCGCGAGATCGTGCGCGGCCGAATGTCGCGCGGGGAGCTTGATTACTGGGGCTTGCCCGCAGCGGTATCGGGCGCCTTCCTGCTGATCTGCGCCCCGGCCGCCGATAGCGGCTGCATCCGCTATCTCCGCTTCGACAATGCCGAAGGCCAGCGCCCGATCCGCCTTGCCGCGCGGCCATGGGACACGGGCGGAATCTTCTCTATCATGCTGCGCAGCGAGAATGTCGCCGCGCAATTCGACGCAGCGATCGCACGCGGATGGTGGGCCGAAAGCCCGCCCTATGCCTTCCGCTTCGGCGGCTCGGATCTGGTCAATGTCGTGATCACCGGCCCGCACGGAGTCAATTACGCGCTCTACCAGCGCGACGCCCCGCCGTTTGACGGCTTTCCCGTCGGACGCCTGAGCCAGGCCTTCAATGCGATGCGGATGGTGAAGGATCAGCCCGCCGCGCTCGCCTTCTACCGCGACCGGCTCGGCTTTGGGGTGCTGTTCGATGCGCCCTTCACCGATCCCGAGGCGCGGCCCAATAATTTCTCGGTGCCCGCCAATCTCGCCACCACCCTGGTGCGCCGTGCCGCCGTCGCCCAGCCGGTGCTCCCGGGCGAGACGGGCCGGGTGGAGGTGATGCAGTTCGAAGGCTTTGCCGGGCGCGATCTGTCGCAATTCGCCGCGCCGCCCAACTGGGGGATCCTTGCGTTGCGCTACCCGGTTGCCGATCTGGCGGGATATCGCGCCTTTCTTGCCGCGAAAGGCGTGACGCCGGTCTACGAGGCAAAGGGCATTGCGATCACCGGGATCGGCAGCGCCGACATCATCGCCGTGCGCGATCCCGACGGCAACCTCACGGAATTCTACCATGCCCGCTGA